DNA sequence from the Streptomyces sp. CA-210063 genome:
CGGCCCCGAACAGCAGGGCGTCCCGCAGCCGTCGACGCCGCACCGACACCGACTCCAGCAACTGGCTGTCGTAATCCTGCGCTGCCACCGCTACGGGACCCCCGCCACCTCTGTCACCGACTCCGCGTCAGCCGATCTGGTCGACCGCCGCGCGGGCCTTGGCCAGCGTGGACTGGGCGGTGCCGTCGTTCTGTTCCAGCGTCGTGCGCACCAGACGGATGATCTCGCGGACCTCGCCCGCGGCCTTCTTCCAGCGCTCTTCCTTGCCGTGGTAGTCGTCCGAGACACCGTCGGCCTGGAAGTCGGTCATCGCGGCCTTGACGGCGGCGTCGCGGTCGCCGAGCACCCGCTCCAACTGCCCCACGATCGTGCCGAGCGCGGTCTGCACCTCGCCCGAGGCCCCGGTGTCGTACGAACGGCGGTCCTGGTTCTGAGCCATGTGGATGTCCCCCTGCTAATGCTCTCGGTGGCTTATCGGGCGCCGAAACGGGCCGCGTCGAAGTTGGCCAGGCCCATGTTCTGGTTGGCGTTGTCCTGGGATTCCACGTCACCGGTGCCGAACGCGTTGTCCATGCCGGACTGACCGCCCAGGATCGCGGCGAGCGAGCCGTTCAGATCGGCGGTGATCTCGTCCGCGCGGTTCTTGAACGAATCGAACGCCAGCTTGCCCGCGCCGTTGAACTTGCCCTCCAGCGGTTCCGCCGCGCTGATCAGCAGCTGGATGAGCGTTCCCAGGTCGTCACTCGAACCGACCGTGCTCTTCCCGAGCTCCGCCAGGGTCGTCGACCCCATGTCGAACTTCACGTCGTGTCCACCCCCGTGTGTCTGGGTCACCTACGTCCCGAACATGCTCTCCCACACCGCGTTGCACCCGCAACGCACTTGCCCGCGAAGTGACACCATCGGGACATAATTCGAACAGCCCTGTGGCGCGGTCACCGCCGACCGTCGCGGGTCTCTGCGGCGGCCTTCAGGTCGCGCAGCCACCCTTCGAGGCCCCAGCCGAGTGCCGCGGTCGCGGTGGGGACGTCCGCCTCGACCTGCGCGCCGGTCCAGGTCTCCTCGGTGTGCACGCGGACACCACCCTCGACCTTCTCGAAGCGCCACAGGTGAACTCCCTCGTCGATGCGCAGCCCTTCGCCGATCGCGGGCCCGCTCCACAGGACGCAGGCACCGCGCTGGAGCTGCCGGACGGTGGAGGTGATCTCCAGCATGGTGGCGGGGGTCGTGGGCGTGGCGGGCGCCGGCGTCGTCCACCGGAACAGTGAACCCTTCCGGAACGGGCCGTGATCGAGGCGCTCGTTGGTGAGCACGGGGGCCTGCCAGGACGGCCAGTCCTCCACGTCGGTCTGCAGCTTCCAGATGGTGCTCAGGGGCGCGTCGATGACGATGTCGGCCTGGTAGCGGATACGGGCGGCGGGGTCGACGCCCGCCCCGCGGCATACGGACGCGTCGCTGTGCTGGGCGGCCGGGGCGGCCTGGGCGTGCGGGAGGGCGGTCCCCAGGAGGCCCGCGACGGCGAGAGAGACGGTGAGCGCGGCGGTGCGCATGCTGAACATGGTGTTCCCTTCGGGGGGTTGGCGGTGGCGGTGGTTGTCGCACGTGGTCGGTTCGAACGGTGAGAAGCCCTATGGACGACCGGAGGCCTTACGGGCGATGTGAGACCCTGCGGGCGACCGGAGGTCTTACGGGCGACCGAAGGTCCTACGGATGACGCCGAGCCGTGCTACGGCTTGAGCACGACCTTCCCGGCGACCGTCCCGGACTCGGCCAGCCGCATGGCCTCGGCGATCCGGCTGAGCGGCAGTTGGGCGGCGATCCGGGCGGTGA
Encoded proteins:
- a CDS encoding pore-forming ESAT-6 family protein, which produces MAQNQDRRSYDTGASGEVQTALGTIVGQLERVLGDRDAAVKAAMTDFQADGVSDDYHGKEERWKKAAGEVREIIRLVRTTLEQNDGTAQSTLAKARAAVDQIG
- a CDS encoding SRPBCC family protein codes for the protein MFSMRTAALTVSLAVAGLLGTALPHAQAAPAAQHSDASVCRGAGVDPAARIRYQADIVIDAPLSTIWKLQTDVEDWPSWQAPVLTNERLDHGPFRKGSLFRWTTPAPATPTTPATMLEITSTVRQLQRGACVLWSGPAIGEGLRIDEGVHLWRFEKVEGGVRVHTEETWTGAQVEADVPTATAALGWGLEGWLRDLKAAAETRDGRR